In Kordia antarctica, the following proteins share a genomic window:
- a CDS encoding DUF885 domain-containing protein, whose protein sequence is MKKHIYILSIFIFSLVACDDQQKSDTNETVTETQNFAEFLESYYQKGLELDPLQATSAGDNRYNDQFPDFLSDEHQEKVKKHYRTFKDALKNYADTNLTESEQLSKAILNWDCDMKLRQLSFKNDVLFPVNQMWTLNLSVGQLASGAGAQPFKTVEDYNNWLKRLEGYNTWLKTAKERMQEGINEKYVLPKSLIQKVIPQFEVLASADVENHLFYSPIKNFPKDFSDESKKELTTAYSTFLNEKLIPSFNEMYQFLKTDYLTAGRESSGISETPYGEAYYNHSIKNYTTTNMTAGEIHELGLKEVARILGEMEKVKTQVGFKGDIKSFFNFVRSNKELMPYTDAQQIIDNFNAIHDKMKPQIAKLFDLKPKTPFEVRRTEAFREASASAEYNQGSLDGTRPGIFYTPIPDAKTYNVFSDEALFLHEAIPGHHYQISLTQENDDLPAFRKTLWYSAYGEGWALYTESLGKELGLYTDPYQYFGMLGMEMHRAIRLVVDTGLHAKGWTREKAIQYSLDNEAESEASIISEIERYMANPGQALSYKIGQLKIRELRAKAEDTLGDKFDIREFHNQVLSTGCIPLQLLEDKINVWIQEKSNNQ, encoded by the coding sequence ATGAAAAAACACATTTATATTTTATCAATCTTTATCTTTTCTCTCGTTGCTTGTGACGACCAACAGAAAAGTGACACAAATGAAACAGTCACAGAAACTCAAAATTTTGCTGAATTTTTAGAGAGCTATTATCAAAAAGGACTGGAATTAGATCCTTTGCAAGCAACATCTGCTGGCGATAATCGCTATAACGATCAATTTCCAGATTTTCTATCTGATGAACATCAAGAAAAGGTAAAGAAACATTATAGAACTTTTAAAGATGCTCTAAAAAATTATGCAGATACTAATCTTACTGAAAGTGAACAACTGAGCAAAGCTATTTTGAATTGGGATTGCGACATGAAATTAAGACAATTAAGTTTTAAAAATGATGTGTTATTTCCAGTCAATCAAATGTGGACATTAAATTTATCCGTTGGTCAATTGGCAAGCGGCGCTGGCGCACAACCTTTTAAAACGGTTGAAGATTATAATAATTGGCTGAAGCGTTTGGAAGGTTATAATACTTGGTTAAAAACTGCAAAAGAACGCATGCAAGAAGGTATTAACGAAAAGTATGTTCTGCCAAAATCATTGATTCAAAAAGTAATTCCGCAGTTTGAAGTGTTGGCTTCTGCCGATGTAGAAAATCATTTGTTTTATTCACCAATTAAAAACTTTCCAAAAGACTTTTCTGACGAAAGTAAAAAAGAACTAACAACAGCATATTCCACATTTTTAAACGAAAAATTGATTCCTTCTTTTAATGAAATGTATCAGTTTTTAAAGACCGATTATTTGACTGCTGGAAGAGAAAGTTCTGGAATTTCTGAAACTCCTTATGGAGAAGCGTATTATAATCATTCTATAAAAAACTACACAACAACCAATATGACAGCCGGTGAAATCCACGAATTAGGATTGAAAGAAGTCGCTCGAATTTTGGGAGAAATGGAGAAAGTAAAAACGCAAGTTGGTTTTAAAGGCGATATTAAATCATTTTTCAATTTTGTGAGATCAAATAAAGAGTTAATGCCGTATACGGATGCGCAACAAATTATTGATAATTTCAATGCAATTCACGACAAAATGAAGCCACAAATTGCGAAATTATTCGATTTGAAACCAAAAACTCCGTTCGAAGTTCGTCGTACGGAAGCATTTAGAGAAGCTTCTGCAAGTGCCGAATATAATCAAGGTTCGCTAGATGGAACGCGTCCTGGGATTTTTTATACACCAATTCCTGATGCAAAAACCTATAATGTATTTTCGGATGAAGCCTTGTTTTTGCATGAAGCAATTCCTGGACATCATTATCAAATTTCGTTAACGCAAGAAAACGATGATTTGCCAGCGTTTCGGAAAACATTATGGTACAGCGCCTATGGCGAAGGTTGGGCTTTGTACACCGAATCGTTAGGAAAAGAACTCGGTTTGTACACAGATCCGTATCAATATTTTGGAATGTTGGGCATGGAAATGCATCGTGCAATTCGTTTGGTTGTAGACACAGGATTGCACGCAAAAGGTTGGACTCGTGAGAAAGCTATTCAATATTCACTTGATAACGAAGCGGAAAGCGAAGCAAGTATTATTTCTGAGATTGAACGCTATATGGCAAATCCTGGGCAAGCGTTGTCGTACAAAATTGGGCAGTTAAAAATTAGAGAGTTGCGCGCTAAAGCGGAAGATACTTTGGGAGATAAATTTGATATTAGAGAATTTCACAATCAAGTATTGAGTACAGGTTGTATTCCGTTGCAATTGTTGGAAGATAAAATTAATGTATGGATTCAAGAAAAAAGCAACAACCAATAA
- the trpA gene encoding tryptophan synthase subunit alpha: MNRINQKLQEDKKLLSIYFTAGYPSLNDTVGVIQELEKNGVDMVEIGLPFSDPLADGPTIQASSTQALKNGMTSKILFGQLANIRKTVSIPLIIMGYLNPMLQYGIEAFCAKCKEVGIDGLIIPDMPVDVYHNEYQAIFEKHGLINVFLITPQTSEERIRFIDSISNGFIYMVSSAGTTGAKSSFGNAQADYFDRIGNMNLKNPQVVGFGISNRETFTQATNKAKGAIIGSAFIKHLTQNGTKTIGDFVSKIR; encoded by the coding sequence ATGAACAGAATAAACCAAAAATTACAAGAAGATAAAAAGTTATTATCTATATATTTTACTGCAGGATATCCAAGTTTGAATGATACCGTTGGCGTGATTCAAGAGTTGGAAAAAAACGGCGTTGATATGGTCGAAATTGGGTTGCCTTTTAGTGATCCTTTGGCAGATGGGCCAACGATTCAAGCAAGTTCTACGCAAGCTTTGAAAAATGGAATGACAAGCAAGATTCTGTTTGGGCAATTAGCCAATATTCGAAAAACAGTTTCTATTCCGCTAATTATTATGGGGTATTTAAATCCGATGTTGCAATACGGAATTGAAGCTTTTTGTGCAAAGTGTAAAGAAGTCGGAATTGACGGATTGATTATTCCAGATATGCCTGTTGATGTGTATCACAATGAATATCAAGCCATTTTTGAAAAACACGGCTTGATTAATGTGTTTTTAATTACACCACAAACTTCTGAAGAACGCATCCGATTTATCGATAGTATTTCCAACGGATTTATTTATATGGTAAGTTCGGCAGGAACAACAGGCGCAAAAAGTAGTTTTGGAAATGCGCAAGCTGATTATTTTGATAGAATTGGTAATATGAATTTGAAAAATCCGCAAGTAGTTGGTTTTGGAATTTCCAATCGAGAAACATTTACACAAGCAACCAATAAAGCAAAAGGCGCAATTATTGGAAGTGCATTTATAAAGCATTTGACACAGAACGGAACAAAAACTATTGGAGATTTTGTATCAAAAATTAGATAA
- a CDS encoding GIY-YIG nuclease family protein codes for MDTHYVYILTNKSHTVLYVGRSKQLKQRLIQHKNNSTSTFTGKYNVHKLVYFETTKYVNNSIKRERQIKKWKREWKINLINGLNPDWKDLSEYI; via the coding sequence ATGGATACACATTATGTTTACATTTTAACAAATAAAAGTCATACAGTTTTATATGTTGGACGTTCAAAGCAATTGAAACAAAGATTAATTCAACATAAAAATAATAGTACGAGCACTTTTACTGGAAAATATAATGTTCATAAACTCGTATATTTTGAAACTACGAAATATGTAAACAATTCGATTAAAAGAGAACGCCAAATTAAAAAATGGAAGCGTGAATGGAAGATTAATTTGATTAATGGATTGAATCCCGATTGGAAAGACCTTTCTGAATATATATAA
- the trpB gene encoding tryptophan synthase subunit beta has translation MSYHVNEKGYYGTFGGAYIPEMLYPNVEELRQKYLEIMYEDSFQKEFKQLLKDYVGRPSPLFYAERLSKKYNTKIYLKREDLNHTGAHKVNNTIGQILMAKRLGKTRIIAETGAGQHGVATATVCALMGIECIVYMGEIDIARQAPNVARMKMLGAEVRAALSGSRTLKDATNEAIRDWISNPVDTHYIIGSVVGPHPYPDMVARFQAVISEEIEWQLQEKEGRSYPDHVIACVGGGSNAAGAFYQYLDDERVNLIAVEAAGKGIHSGESAATSVLGEDGIIHGSRTLLMQTKDGQITEPYSISAGLDYPGVGPMHAHLYASKRAEFISITDDEAMTAGLELSQLEGIIPAIETSHALAIFETRKFKKDEIVVLNLSGRGDKDLNTYIEYFKL, from the coding sequence ATGAGTTATCACGTAAACGAAAAAGGATATTACGGCACATTTGGTGGCGCGTACATTCCTGAAATGTTATATCCGAATGTGGAAGAATTACGTCAAAAGTATTTGGAGATTATGTATGAAGATTCTTTTCAAAAAGAATTCAAACAATTATTAAAAGATTACGTCGGACGTCCGTCGCCATTATTTTATGCAGAACGTTTGTCTAAAAAATACAACACGAAAATTTACTTAAAACGTGAAGATTTAAACCATACTGGCGCACATAAAGTAAACAATACAATCGGACAAATTTTGATGGCAAAACGTCTCGGTAAAACCCGAATTATTGCCGAAACTGGCGCAGGACAACATGGAGTTGCAACGGCAACAGTTTGCGCATTAATGGGCATAGAATGTATTGTGTATATGGGCGAAATTGACATTGCACGACAAGCGCCAAATGTTGCTCGAATGAAAATGTTAGGCGCAGAAGTTCGTGCCGCATTATCTGGAAGTCGTACATTAAAAGATGCTACAAACGAAGCCATTCGCGATTGGATTAGCAATCCAGTTGACACACATTATATTATTGGTTCGGTGGTTGGTCCGCATCCGTATCCAGATATGGTAGCGCGTTTTCAAGCTGTAATTTCTGAAGAAATTGAATGGCAATTGCAAGAAAAAGAAGGTCGCTCGTATCCAGATCATGTAATTGCATGTGTTGGTGGCGGAAGTAATGCGGCTGGCGCTTTTTATCAATATTTAGATGATGAACGTGTCAATTTAATCGCTGTGGAAGCAGCTGGAAAAGGAATTCACTCTGGTGAAAGTGCAGCAACTTCGGTTTTAGGAGAAGACGGAATTATTCACGGAAGTAGAACTTTATTGATGCAAACCAAAGACGGACAAATTACAGAACCGTATTCTATTTCGGCAGGATTAGATTATCCTGGTGTTGGACCAATGCACGCACATTTATACGCCAGCAAACGTGCCGAATTTATTTCTATTACAGATGATGAAGCAATGACTGCTGGACTTGAATTGTCACAATTAGAAGGTATTATTCCTGCGATTGAAACTTCGCATGCTTTGGCAATTTTTGAAACTAGAAAATTCAAAAAAGATGAAATTGTAGTGCTGAATTTATCTGGTCGTGGCGACAAGGATTTGAATACTTATATAGAATATTTCAAGTTATAA
- a CDS encoding phosphoribosylanthranilate isomerase, whose translation MKYEDNMIAISELQPDYLGFIFYKKSLRFFDAHIPEIPKSIKKTGVFVNSSQEEIIEKVIQHDLLAVQLHGSESPEFCSELKDYISTPLNVRVEIIKVFSIKDEFDFTTLKQFEAFVDYFLFDTKGRLPGGNGVTFDWKVLENYPSEKPFFLSGGIGLETIPKLEAFLNSKASKYCYALDINSKFEIAPGLKNVEELTTFKKAIS comes from the coding sequence ATGAAATATGAAGATAATATGATTGCAATCAGCGAGTTGCAACCAGATTATTTGGGTTTTATATTCTATAAAAAATCATTACGGTTTTTTGACGCTCATATTCCTGAAATTCCAAAAAGCATCAAAAAAACTGGTGTTTTTGTAAATTCTTCGCAAGAAGAAATAATTGAAAAAGTAATACAACATGATTTACTAGCAGTACAATTACATGGAAGTGAAAGTCCTGAATTTTGCTCTGAATTGAAAGATTACATTTCGACTCCGCTCAATGTCCGTGTTGAAATCATCAAAGTATTCTCTATAAAAGACGAATTTGATTTTACAACTTTAAAACAATTTGAAGCTTTTGTTGACTACTTTTTGTTTGATACGAAAGGAAGATTACCTGGCGGAAATGGCGTTACATTCGATTGGAAAGTTTTAGAAAATTATCCATCCGAAAAACCATTCTTTTTAAGTGGTGGAATTGGTTTAGAAACGATTCCAAAATTAGAAGCATTTCTAAATAGTAAAGCCTCAAAATATTGTTATGCGTTAGATATTAATAGTAAGTTTGAAATTGCTCCAGGATTGAAGAATGTTGAGGAGTTAACAACATTTAAAAAAGCGATATCATGA